A section of the Elizabethkingia anophelis R26 genome encodes:
- a CDS encoding DUF2059 domain-containing protein: protein MKKITILFLIIAGSLIFAQEQTISLAKKEKIKTFLKLTNVLEVANQVMDNMINSYQTYYKQVPAEYWNELKKETANTKDFEELLIPIYSKYYTEKELDDIIAFYKTSTGQKVIKTMPDMTKESMQAGQVWGMKLGQKVMKKINEKYPVQVETIREYPPSK, encoded by the coding sequence ATGAAAAAAATTACAATACTTTTTTTAATCATTGCTGGCAGCCTGATTTTTGCTCAGGAGCAAACAATTTCGCTTGCAAAAAAAGAAAAGATAAAAACTTTTCTAAAGCTTACTAATGTATTAGAAGTTGCCAATCAGGTAATGGACAATATGATTAACTCCTATCAAACCTATTACAAACAAGTCCCTGCTGAATACTGGAACGAATTAAAAAAGGAAACAGCCAATACAAAAGACTTCGAAGAGCTTCTTATTCCTATATATTCCAAATACTACACAGAAAAAGAACTGGATGATATCATTGCTTTCTATAAAACATCTACCGGGCAAAAAGTAATAAAAACAATGCCGGACATGACAAAAGAATCTATGCAGGCAGGACAGGTATGGGGTATGAAGCTTGGACAGAAGGTCATGAAAAAAATTAATGAAAAATATCCTGTTCAGGTAGAAACAATTAGGGAATATCCACCATCTAAATAA
- the dnaE gene encoding DNA polymerase III subunit alpha: protein MFLIFDTETTGLPRNFNAPLTDFDNWPRMVQIAWQLHDEHGNLIENQDYIIKPEGYDIPFNAYRIHGISTEMAMREGRDLKEVLNEFKEVLKKTKVVAGHNVSFDYSIVGSEFLRKELEDNLKDKPIVDTMEFGTNVCQLPGGRGGRFKSPKLEELSEKLFGHKFDEAHNAAADVNATAQAFFEMMRLEVYPLDKIFFDDVQMKAFKDHNPDVFKPFDIVIRRQVADSKKRKKTVDFGDTDDIDIGNFFHFYSHSIYSTLQATSGLADLVSVAEKNNFPAVGLVDLGNMMGAFKFIDEVEKYNGNLKQKKQEAEAAEEKPDNYDEINSAKFLTPILGLELYISERYQQRQFTKDDPDRRTQVVLLAKNFEGYKNLAKLSSIGFKEGFYAGVPRISRALISQYKDNLIALTGGLSCEVPSTILELGEQRGEEVFQWWLNEFGDDFYVQIQNHQMDEEDYVNEILLKFADKHNVKILAQNETYYTRKSDAKIQDIVACIKDGEKLSTPVGKGFGKRKGLNSEQFYLKNSEEVKQAFQMYPDAFMAYDEFLNKFESYKLKRDVLLPKFDIPEEFQDAEDLNDGGKRGEMNFLRHLTYEGARKKYEEITDEIRERLDFELDIIAKTGYPGYFLIVQDFCNEAKNMGVSVGPGRGSAAGSAVAYCIGITNVDPIKYDLLFERFLNPERISMPDIDIDFDDEGRDRIIKWVIDKYGQNQVAQIITYSVLGGKSAIKDAGRVLDVSIPETNNIAKLIPNTPGMNIAKVMKSDLKKFKPEDLPLVDEIKGILNNPDDGRFNVLDSAYKMEGCIRNTGIHACGVIITPEDISNLVPVTIAAKDADILVSQFDNSVAESAGLLKMDFLGLRTLTIIKDAVKLIKNRHGIEIIPDDIPLDDAKTYQLFKEGRTIGIFQYESAGMQKYMRELKPTVFADLIAMNALYRPGPIKYIPNFINRKHGLEEIIYDLPETQEYLQETYGITVYQEQVMLLSQKLANFTKGEADTLRKAMGKKQKAVLDKMFPKFIEGGKKNNLDEEKLHKIWKDWEAFAEYAFNKSHSTCYAYIAYHTAYLKANYPAEYMASVMSNNINNTKQITLFMEDCQAMGVDVLGPSVNESEYEFAVNEKGQIRFGLGAIKGIGEGPSEAICKERERSGRFTDIYSFFERIPSSQLNKRVVESLVFAGAFDELDSYHRAQYFDVDTAGRTNIERLLRYSSSFQDSKNSVENSLFADFADEVQIERPKINPAPEWQNMHKLNREKEAIGFYLSAHPLDEFYYQYKFIQGALSKKSVVSKKLDEELEKAPENEKADEQDDKDEVSTDIDFPADMLEVDGDEIIEEVVKKVDPRGKFNFLNLDEVDPYRDFVLQRDFSNLTPAEISKLKEKKFRSKGNDNSKEYMVSGLITEYVIRDGYESGTKIAFITLEDYTGSYSFRLNDKDYMRLREKLGEHRFVIFKIKFAPSKDFDRLYVNVTEVIDLKEAFDRYASQLSLVVPFNEVDQDDIEFFRRTFAHNKGVHKLSFYLKDPVENHFVELNSMQTSVDISAETIKLLHEYKKYELFLN from the coding sequence ATGTTCTTGATTTTTGATACAGAAACAACTGGTTTACCCCGAAATTTTAATGCTCCTTTAACTGACTTCGACAACTGGCCGCGCATGGTTCAGATTGCATGGCAGTTACACGACGAGCATGGAAATCTTATAGAGAATCAGGATTATATTATAAAGCCCGAAGGCTACGATATTCCGTTTAACGCATACCGTATTCACGGGATATCTACAGAGATGGCGATGCGTGAAGGTCGCGATCTTAAAGAGGTACTTAATGAATTTAAGGAAGTACTGAAAAAAACAAAGGTAGTAGCAGGGCACAATGTGAGCTTTGACTACAGTATTGTGGGATCTGAGTTTCTTCGGAAAGAGCTGGAAGATAATCTGAAAGATAAACCTATCGTAGATACGATGGAGTTTGGTACCAATGTTTGTCAGCTTCCGGGTGGTAGAGGTGGTAGATTCAAATCTCCTAAACTGGAAGAACTTTCCGAAAAGTTATTCGGACACAAATTCGATGAAGCCCACAATGCTGCTGCCGATGTAAATGCTACGGCACAGGCATTCTTTGAAATGATGAGACTGGAAGTTTATCCACTGGATAAAATCTTCTTCGATGATGTACAGATGAAGGCTTTCAAGGATCATAATCCTGATGTCTTCAAACCTTTCGATATTGTCATCCGCAGACAGGTTGCCGATTCCAAAAAAAGGAAAAAAACTGTTGACTTTGGAGATACAGACGATATTGATATCGGAAACTTTTTCCATTTTTATAGTCACAGTATTTATTCCACTTTACAGGCAACATCCGGTTTGGCTGATTTAGTTTCCGTAGCGGAAAAGAATAACTTTCCGGCGGTAGGTCTTGTAGATCTTGGGAACATGATGGGAGCTTTTAAGTTTATTGATGAGGTTGAGAAATATAACGGAAATCTTAAGCAGAAAAAGCAGGAAGCTGAAGCCGCTGAGGAAAAGCCAGACAACTATGATGAAATTAACAGTGCTAAATTTCTTACGCCTATTTTAGGTTTAGAACTTTATATCTCTGAACGTTATCAACAAAGACAGTTTACCAAAGATGATCCGGACAGAAGAACTCAGGTTGTACTCTTAGCTAAAAACTTTGAAGGTTATAAAAATCTGGCAAAACTTTCTTCTATAGGTTTTAAAGAAGGTTTTTATGCCGGAGTTCCAAGGATTAGCCGTGCACTGATTTCACAATATAAAGACAATCTTATTGCGTTGACAGGAGGTTTGTCCTGCGAGGTGCCTTCTACAATTCTGGAATTGGGGGAGCAAAGAGGAGAAGAAGTTTTCCAATGGTGGCTGAATGAATTTGGTGATGATTTCTACGTACAAATTCAGAATCATCAGATGGATGAGGAAGATTATGTTAATGAAATCCTTCTCAAATTTGCAGATAAGCATAACGTTAAAATACTGGCACAGAACGAAACTTATTATACCCGAAAATCGGATGCCAAAATCCAGGATATTGTAGCCTGTATTAAGGATGGTGAAAAGCTGTCGACACCCGTAGGCAAAGGATTCGGAAAAAGAAAAGGACTGAATAGTGAGCAGTTTTATCTGAAGAATAGTGAAGAAGTTAAGCAGGCTTTTCAGATGTATCCGGATGCTTTCATGGCTTACGATGAGTTCCTGAATAAGTTTGAATCTTATAAACTAAAAAGGGATGTTCTCCTGCCTAAGTTTGATATTCCTGAGGAATTCCAGGATGCTGAAGACCTGAATGATGGAGGGAAGAGGGGAGAGATGAATTTCCTGAGACATCTTACCTATGAAGGCGCTAGGAAAAAATATGAAGAAATTACCGATGAAATAAGGGAAAGACTGGATTTTGAACTGGATATTATTGCTAAAACAGGGTATCCGGGATATTTCCTAATTGTACAGGATTTCTGTAACGAAGCCAAAAATATGGGTGTTTCGGTAGGCCCGGGAAGGGGATCCGCAGCCGGATCTGCAGTCGCCTACTGTATAGGAATTACTAATGTAGATCCTATTAAGTATGATCTCCTTTTTGAGCGTTTTCTTAACCCTGAAAGGATCTCTATGCCCGATATCGATATCGACTTTGACGATGAAGGACGTGACAGGATTATTAAATGGGTAATCGATAAATATGGACAAAATCAGGTAGCACAGATTATTACCTACTCTGTATTGGGAGGTAAATCGGCTATTAAAGATGCGGGAAGGGTACTGGATGTATCTATTCCCGAAACCAACAATATTGCAAAGCTAATTCCGAATACACCAGGGATGAACATTGCAAAAGTTATGAAGTCCGATCTGAAGAAATTCAAACCAGAAGATCTTCCGCTGGTTGATGAAATAAAAGGAATTCTGAATAACCCGGATGATGGTCGTTTCAATGTACTGGACAGTGCTTATAAAATGGAAGGCTGTATCCGAAACACAGGTATCCATGCCTGTGGGGTAATTATTACACCGGAAGATATCAGTAATCTGGTTCCGGTAACAATTGCTGCAAAAGATGCTGATATTTTGGTATCTCAGTTTGACAACTCGGTGGCGGAAAGTGCCGGATTGCTGAAAATGGACTTTTTGGGGCTCAGAACGCTTACCATTATTAAAGATGCTGTAAAGCTCATTAAGAACAGACACGGAATAGAAATTATTCCGGATGATATACCATTGGATGATGCGAAGACTTATCAACTCTTTAAAGAGGGACGTACGATTGGTATATTCCAGTATGAATCTGCCGGTATGCAAAAATACATGCGTGAGCTGAAGCCTACGGTATTTGCCGATCTTATTGCAATGAATGCATTGTACCGTCCGGGACCTATTAAATATATTCCAAACTTTATCAATCGTAAACACGGTCTGGAGGAAATCATATATGATCTTCCGGAAACACAGGAATATCTTCAGGAAACCTATGGAATTACAGTATATCAGGAGCAGGTAATGCTACTGTCTCAGAAGCTGGCTAACTTTACTAAAGGTGAGGCCGATACGCTGAGAAAAGCAATGGGTAAAAAGCAAAAAGCGGTACTGGATAAAATGTTCCCAAAATTTATTGAAGGAGGAAAGAAAAATAATCTGGACGAAGAGAAGCTTCATAAAATCTGGAAAGACTGGGAAGCATTTGCTGAATATGCATTCAACAAATCTCACTCTACATGTTATGCTTATATTGCTTACCACACGGCCTATTTGAAGGCAAATTATCCGGCTGAGTATATGGCGAGTGTAATGAGTAATAACATTAACAATACCAAGCAGATTACATTGTTCATGGAAGATTGCCAGGCAATGGGAGTGGATGTTTTGGGACCATCTGTTAATGAATCTGAATATGAATTTGCTGTAAACGAGAAAGGGCAGATACGTTTTGGGCTTGGTGCTATAAAAGGAATAGGAGAAGGACCATCGGAAGCTATTTGTAAAGAAAGAGAAAGAAGCGGACGATTTACAGATATTTATAGCTTTTTCGAAAGAATTCCTTCGTCACAACTAAATAAAAGAGTAGTGGAAAGCCTGGTGTTTGCCGGAGCTTTCGACGAATTAGACTCTTATCACCGTGCTCAGTATTTTGATGTTGATACAGCAGGAAGAACCAATATTGAACGCTTACTAAGATACAGTAGCAGTTTTCAGGATAGTAAAAATTCGGTAGAGAACTCACTGTTTGCAGATTTTGCAGATGAGGTTCAGATAGAAAGACCAAAAATAAATCCGGCTCCTGAGTGGCAGAATATGCATAAGCTTAACAGGGAGAAGGAGGCTATAGGTTTCTATCTTTCTGCGCATCCGTTGGATGAATTCTATTATCAGTATAAGTTTATTCAGGGAGCACTGAGTAAAAAATCGGTGGTTAGCAAAAAGCTGGATGAAGAACTGGAAAAAGCCCCTGAAAATGAAAAAGCAGATGAGCAGGATGATAAGGATGAAGTGTCTACAGATATTGATTTCCCTGCAGACATGCTGGAGGTAGACGGAGATGAAATCATTGAAGAGGTTGTAAAAAAAGTAGATCCAAGAGGAAAATTTAATTTCCTGAATCTGGATGAGGTAGACCCTTACAGGGATTTTGTACTTCAAAGGGATTTTTCCAATCTTACACCGGCAGAGATTTCAAAGCTAAAAGAGAAAAAATTCCGAAGTAAGGGGAATGATAATTCCAAAGAATATATGGTCTCCGGTCTTATTACGGAATATGTAATACGAGACGGTTACGAAAGCGGAACCAAGATTGCCTTTATTACACTGGAAGATTATACAGGTTCTTATTCTTTCAGGCTGAATGATAAAGATTATATGCGTTTGAGAGAAAAGCTTGGAGAGCACAGATTTGTGATTTTTAAGATCAAATTTGCACCTTCCAAAGATTTTGACAGGTTATATGTAAATGTTACTGAAGTTATTGACCTGAAAGAAGCTTTTGATCGCTATGCCAGTCAACTTTCATTAGTGGTGCCGTTTAATGAAGTGGATCAGGATGATATAGAGTTTTTCAGACGCACTTTTGCCCACAATAAAGGGGTACACAAACTAAGTTTCTATCTGAAAGATCCTGTAGAAAATCACTTTGTAGAGCTCAATTCAATGCAGACCTCTGTAGATATAAGTGCTGAGACGATAAAGCTTTTGCACGAGTATAAGAAATATGAATTATTCTTAAATTAA
- a CDS encoding alpha-ketoacid dehydrogenase subunit alpha/beta has protein sequence MEVDFKKHLDKKLLLQAFEDMMKARAIANLYDEKKQICKYVHSTSRGHEAIQLATAYLLQKHDWVSPYYRDESMLLGMGYTPYQLMLQLLAKADDPFSGGRSYYSHPSNLSDDYPKMIHQSSATGMQAIPTTGIAQGIQYIEHFSLKSYPTPPVVVCSFGDNSITEGEVSEAFQFAALHQLPIIFLVQDNNWGISVTAEEARSQDAYDFIAGFKGIERMRIDGTEFPESYLAMKNAFDYVRTERKPILVCAKTVLIGHHTSGVRKEMYRPLDDLAKHEAHDPGKKLWKHLLENGITEDQLKQIEKDTEIQVREDFEKALAAEDPKPKDATKHIFAPTPVTEEKGVRNPENGQKIVMVDASIHAIEELMRKHPEALLYGQDVGGRIGGVFREAVTLESKFGTKRVFNTAIQEAYIIGSTIGMSALGLKPIVEVQFADYIYPGINQLVTEISKSCYLSEGKFPVNNIIRVPIGAYGGGGPYHSGSVESILANIKGIKIAYPSNAADFKGLFKAAFYDPNPVIMLEHKGLYWSKVPGTDEAKTIEPAEDYILPFGKATSTITAAEENISKGKSICIITYGMGIYWAKEAAKSFEGQVEVVDLRTLVPMDEEYVYEVVKKHGKCIVLTEEQIQNSFAEALSSRISRECFRYLDAPVTPVGALNVPAIPINIDSEKEILPNPEKLKKTIEYLLNW, from the coding sequence ATGGAAGTTGACTTTAAAAAACATCTCGATAAAAAACTACTGTTACAGGCTTTTGAAGACATGATGAAAGCCAGAGCTATCGCTAATCTTTATGACGAAAAAAAACAAATCTGCAAATATGTACACAGTACATCCCGTGGACATGAAGCCATTCAATTAGCTACAGCTTATCTTTTACAGAAACACGATTGGGTAAGTCCATATTACCGGGATGAGAGTATGCTTTTAGGAATGGGATACACTCCGTACCAACTGATGTTACAATTGCTGGCAAAGGCAGACGATCCTTTCTCAGGTGGACGCTCGTATTACAGTCACCCTTCCAATCTAAGTGATGATTACCCAAAGATGATTCACCAGAGCAGCGCAACCGGAATGCAGGCAATACCAACAACCGGAATTGCACAGGGAATTCAGTACATAGAACATTTTAGCCTCAAATCATACCCAACTCCACCAGTTGTCGTTTGCAGCTTTGGCGATAATAGTATAACCGAAGGAGAGGTAAGCGAAGCTTTTCAGTTTGCAGCATTACACCAGTTACCTATTATTTTCTTGGTACAGGATAACAATTGGGGAATTTCTGTAACTGCTGAAGAAGCCCGTTCACAGGATGCTTATGACTTTATTGCAGGCTTCAAAGGAATAGAAAGAATGCGTATTGACGGGACAGAGTTTCCGGAGTCATATCTGGCTATGAAAAATGCTTTCGACTATGTTCGTACCGAAAGAAAACCAATTTTAGTTTGTGCTAAAACTGTTTTGATTGGTCATCATACTTCCGGAGTAAGAAAAGAAATGTACCGCCCTTTGGACGATCTGGCAAAGCATGAAGCTCATGATCCGGGTAAAAAGTTATGGAAACATCTTCTGGAGAACGGCATCACTGAGGATCAGTTAAAACAAATTGAAAAAGATACAGAAATACAGGTTCGTGAGGATTTTGAAAAAGCTTTGGCTGCTGAAGATCCAAAACCTAAGGACGCAACAAAGCATATCTTTGCACCTACTCCAGTCACAGAAGAAAAAGGAGTAAGAAATCCGGAAAACGGGCAAAAAATAGTAATGGTAGATGCCTCTATACATGCGATTGAGGAACTGATGCGCAAACATCCCGAAGCTTTGCTTTATGGTCAGGATGTGGGCGGGCGTATTGGCGGTGTATTCAGGGAAGCTGTTACGCTGGAATCTAAATTTGGTACCAAGAGAGTTTTCAATACCGCAATACAGGAAGCCTATATAATTGGTTCTACCATTGGTATGAGTGCATTAGGACTAAAACCAATTGTAGAAGTACAATTTGCTGATTATATATATCCGGGAATTAATCAATTGGTTACAGAGATTTCTAAATCCTGCTATTTAAGTGAGGGAAAATTTCCGGTAAACAATATCATCCGTGTACCAATTGGCGCTTATGGTGGTGGTGGGCCATATCATAGTGGCAGTGTAGAAAGTATTCTGGCTAATATCAAAGGTATTAAAATAGCTTATCCTAGTAACGCCGCAGATTTCAAAGGACTGTTTAAAGCTGCATTTTATGATCCAAATCCGGTAATTATGCTGGAACATAAAGGTTTATATTGGTCCAAAGTACCGGGAACCGATGAGGCAAAAACCATTGAACCTGCAGAAGATTATATCTTACCATTCGGGAAAGCTACAAGTACAATTACTGCAGCCGAAGAGAATATCAGTAAAGGGAAAAGCATCTGCATTATTACATACGGAATGGGCATTTACTGGGCCAAAGAAGCTGCCAAAAGTTTTGAAGGTCAGGTGGAGGTTGTGGATCTTAGAACACTTGTTCCAATGGATGAAGAATATGTATATGAAGTGGTAAAAAAGCATGGTAAATGTATTGTACTAACCGAAGAACAAATACAGAATTCTTTTGCCGAAGCACTAAGCTCCAGAATATCCCGGGAATGCTTCAGGTATTTGGATGCTCCTGTCACTCCGGTAGGCGCTCTAAACGTACCTGCAATTCCGATTAATATTGATTCTGAAAAAGAAATACTCCCTAACCCTGAAAAGCTCAAAAAAACAATAGAATATTTGTTAAATTGGTAA
- a CDS encoding M20 metallopeptidase family protein — protein sequence MKIQFLFPLLLACLVSAQQNSEATSVHQSIQSETDKVFNKLVEIRRDLHENPELAGHEVRTQKVLEKYLINLGLEVQKDLYGRSLIGILKGGKKGKKIAWRADMDALPGNNADKVSFKSKNKGIWHGCGHDVHMAIGLGIAEVLSKYKKELKGTVYFIFQPEEETFVGAKKMIDNGLFSKISPDEIYGLHVTALPVGQIMTKPEEVFAYQKRVKIELKNTLSDKEVKELSKKISASLSRNENNSKPWEIQYITDPKIGLMNPNTIFKNYRIIDENFLSGSDDKSFSMKAYIYETNADKLKEIIPQIKQVLETNGYKDQLLSVSYIQENPTVFNDKNLTNLATETLEKIYGKMVMVKDYGQVPYFNDDFAFFQQKKQGVYFLLGGSNFKKGIIAMNHTPDFEVDEESIRNGVKSFSSLIYERLK from the coding sequence ATGAAAATACAATTCTTATTTCCCCTACTCTTAGCTTGCTTAGTTAGTGCTCAACAAAATTCAGAAGCAACTTCCGTTCATCAATCTATTCAGTCTGAAACTGATAAAGTTTTCAATAAACTTGTTGAAATAAGAAGAGATCTACATGAAAACCCGGAATTAGCCGGTCATGAAGTACGCACTCAAAAAGTGTTGGAAAAGTATTTAATCAATCTGGGATTAGAAGTCCAAAAAGATCTATATGGGCGCTCTTTAATAGGAATCCTTAAAGGAGGAAAAAAAGGAAAAAAAATAGCATGGCGTGCAGATATGGATGCTCTTCCAGGTAATAACGCTGACAAAGTATCTTTTAAATCTAAAAATAAAGGTATATGGCATGGCTGTGGTCATGACGTGCATATGGCAATTGGTCTTGGTATAGCTGAAGTACTATCAAAATATAAAAAGGAGCTGAAAGGAACCGTTTATTTCATATTTCAGCCAGAAGAAGAAACTTTTGTCGGAGCAAAGAAAATGATTGATAATGGGTTATTTTCTAAAATAAGTCCTGACGAAATCTACGGACTCCATGTGACAGCATTACCCGTTGGTCAGATTATGACTAAACCGGAAGAAGTGTTTGCATATCAGAAAAGAGTGAAAATTGAGCTAAAAAATACACTGTCTGACAAGGAAGTAAAAGAGCTCTCAAAAAAAATATCAGCTTCATTATCCCGTAATGAAAATAATAGTAAACCTTGGGAGATACAATATATAACTGATCCTAAAATAGGACTAATGAATCCTAACACTATTTTTAAGAACTACCGGATAATAGATGAAAATTTCCTTTCAGGTTCTGATGATAAAAGTTTTTCCATGAAAGCCTATATTTATGAAACAAATGCTGATAAACTGAAAGAAATTATTCCACAGATAAAGCAGGTTTTAGAAACCAATGGTTATAAAGATCAGCTACTATCTGTTTCTTATATACAGGAAAATCCAACAGTTTTTAATGATAAAAACCTAACCAATCTTGCTACAGAAACACTTGAAAAGATTTACGGGAAAATGGTAATGGTTAAAGATTATGGTCAGGTTCCTTATTTCAATGATGATTTTGCTTTTTTTCAACAAAAGAAGCAAGGTGTTTACTTCTTACTGGGAGGCTCAAATTTTAAAAAAGGAATTATTGCAATGAATCATACTCCGGATTTTGAAGTCGATGAGGAAAGTATAAGAAATGGTGTTAAAAGTTTTTCATCCCTTATTTATGAAAGGTTAAAATAG